Part of the Aquabacterium sp. NJ1 genome, TGGGGCCACGCACCAAGGCCTCGTGCCCGAACACTTCGCCATTGTGCAGGCGGCCCAGTGGCTGGAAGTGGGTGGTGAGCAGGCCGCAGGCCATGATGTCCTGCACCGTCATCAGCTGAAGGTCGGCGCAGCCTTCAGTGTCTTGCTCATACGCGGTGTAATGCGCCGAAACCGTCATCGTGACTCCATGAGTGATGCGGCCTTATCGGAGGCCGCATGGCGCCACTTGAATGAAGTTTTTGTGACAGCTCAGGGCATTGCGGACATGGCCGCAGCCGTGATCACAAGCCCCGTCACAGGCCCATCACAGCCCCATCTGCTTGGAGATGATCTCGTTCATGATCTCGTGCGTGCCGCCGCCGATCGAGAGGATGCGGTTGTCGCGGTAGAGGCGCTCGACCACGGACTCGCGCATATAGCCCATGCCACCGAAGATCTGTACGGCTTCGTACGTCACGAAGTCGGCCACCTCGGTGGCGAAGTTTTTGGCCATGGACACCTCTTGAATCGCCGTCTTGCCGGCCTGCATGCGGGCGGCCACGCGGTAGGCGTACTCACGGGCCACATCCACCTTGGTGGCCATCTCGGCCAGCTTGTGGCGGATCACCTGATGCTTGCTCAAGGGCTTGCCGAAGGTGACGCGGTCCTTCACATAGTCCATGCAGGCTTCGAGCGCCATCTGCGCGGTCATGTAGGCCATCACGGCCAGAGCCAGGCGCTCAGCCTGGAAGTTGGCCATGATCAGCATGAAACCGGCGTTTTCGGGGCCGATGAGATTGCCCGCGGGCACGCGCACGTTCTCGAAGAACAGCTCGGCCGTGTCCGAGGCCCACCAGCCCATCTTCTGCAGATTGCGCCCGACGGTGAAGCCCGGCGTGCCCTTCTCGATCAGCAGCAGCGAGACGCCGGCATAACCTTCGCCGCCAGTGCGCACGGCCACGGTGTAGTAGTCGGCGCGCACGCCGGAGGTGATGAAGGTCTTGGAACCGTTGACGATGTAGTGGTCGCCCTCACGCACGGCGCGGGTGCGCAGGTTGGCCACGTCGGAGCCGCCACCGGGCTCGGTGATGGCCAGCGCGGCGATCTTGTCGCCGGCCAGCACGGCAGGCACCACGCGTTGCTGCAATTCGGGCGAGGCGCCACGCCACACAGGCGGGATGCCGATGTCCAGCGAGCCCAGGCTGGCCACGAGGCCGCCGGAGGTG contains:
- a CDS encoding acyl-CoA dehydrogenase family protein, producing MTASPFASYFNETHDMARATARRFVEQEIKPHIAQWEEDGSFPRELYKKAGDLGILGIGHPEHLGGSSPDDVFLKLAVSEELMRSTSGGLVASLGSLDIGIPPVWRGASPELQQRVVPAVLAGDKIAALAITEPGGGSDVANLRTRAVREGDHYIVNGSKTFITSGVRADYYTVAVRTGGEGYAGVSLLLIEKGTPGFTVGRNLQKMGWWASDTAELFFENVRVPAGNLIGPENAGFMLIMANFQAERLALAVMAYMTAQMALEACMDYVKDRVTFGKPLSKHQVIRHKLAEMATKVDVAREYAYRVAARMQAGKTAIQEVSMAKNFATEVADFVTYEAVQIFGGMGYMRESVVERLYRDNRILSIGGGTHEIMNEIISKQMGL